gcagcacccggacaatcgttggatagttataatcgatcggacgttgaatcgtaatagcgatcgagttattaccctgattgcggcagcgtttcgaggtgtgtgtgtttgggtagtagaagaagtataactcgacgtcaatttggaatttgagcgtcgtttttgtgcccagaagcaagtcccgaagcctgctatttatacacgaatttgctcctgcttacggaccgtaagcctgagcccttacggtccgtaagggacacctataatTCTTTGGCTTGCCCCCCACGGGACTAGCCCTGATGAGTCAACAGTTTTGGCCAATAGAATTCAAACAACGATTTATTAAGATAATCGttaactaggttttacccccccccccttgagttttaggggtcctgatcctgattccgattgttctgaaactttcagggtttgtgtagaattacttgggtgtcttaattaggttttcctattgaataaaataatataataaataggggttttgacgagggttgttacaACCAGAATTCAACATCATCCACAAACTGAGACCAAACAAACCAACTCAATCACATCATTTTtaaatgtataaataaaataaaatacaaacaaAGTGGCATGTTACATAAATTGGTGACAAAGTGGAAATACAACAATTTAAATAAATAAGccataactatataaataaacgaTATATAAACGAAATTACATGTTACATttaataacaaaatgaaaaaaTTACGATTATAATTCATAAATCTCTAAATAAACAAAATATGAAACCGGTCAAATGGGTAAAGTGAAGTCTCAGAAACTTCATTGTTCATCTCCAAGTCACCACAAAAGGGTATCCTCATGTCCCACTTCACAGTATCACACCATTAGATGCAAGTCCATATCTGGTACATACTGCTTGTGGAATCACCTGTATTGCAAAAACGGTTGGTTTATACACTGATACGCATATACATGAAGATGCAATGCAATGCAACAGGAAGGAAAACAACTGAATTTTTCAAGATACCTCTCCAAAAATTACCAAACTTACAGAAAGCACGATACCAACAATTTGATTGAAAATCTTGTCCAGGTATATTGGCAGAACCTGTAGACTACAACATCATATACCATGAACAATAATAATTGTTAGAAAAAAAATATGCTGAAAAAGATCATACTAAACTAATAGTTGATAAGAAACTTCAAAAGAAGGTATGAATTATGGGCTCATATTGTGCTACATTAATGTACTTATCATTAAATGTATCTAACCAACCAAGCACTGTTTGGAAAACTACATGTTCTAAAAAGGGACGTCGAGTCAATTTTATACTTTGATCAACCAGCATCGCTCGCCTTCTGCTCAGCTTTAGCAACGACGGATTTTGTTGCTTCGGATACTTGGTAACGTTCGTCCACTTCTTTCATCTTTTCATAAACGACAGTTGTCCCCGTACTTAACTTCTGAGTCAAACCCATCTTTTGGTCAATGGAAACAGCGGTCGCAGACGCGTTCGATGTCAACTGGTGTTTCTCGTCAAATGACTTCGCCTTTTGCAGCGCGTCTTTTCCCAGAACGGAACCCTTTGCAAGCATCGTGCTTACCACTTCTTCTGCCTGTTGCGCAACTTCATATTTCCCATTTGTATTTGTCTGCTTCAGAGTCAAATCCACTAATGAAATTATTATACATCCAAAAGTAACAATATAGAAGGCCATTCAATAGAAAACCAATTTTAACGATGATACATAAGATTGTTGTGTAGCCGAACAATTGGTTTTGTAATGAATGTGCCCCAATGATATATAAGTGAAAATATAGTAACGACCGGTGTTAGAGGAGGAGGCCCTGCAGGCTTAGTGAAACTAATAAATCGCCGATCGTGGCTCCATGTAACGTTTGTCTAAAAACATTAAAATGACCATAATAAAGCTAGTTAAATCATAGTCACATGGATCGCGGTACGTTCCGGTACGCGGAACGAAAACTGGTACATTGTTCGTGCATTTCTAACATTCGGTACGAGGGGGTAGGTTCATTCGAAACACCAATTCGGTACGTTGTACATCGAATCAGCGACCCACAACTAACCGGTATGTGTTTTATTACAACCCCTATTAGCGAATCGATCTATCGGGTACGCAAATTACATGAACAAAACACGATAATCTAGAAATTCGAAAACTATCAATTAGAGCGATCCGGATCGCGTACCTTGAGCGATCTATACGATTTTGTACCCGTCTCCGGTACGAACGATCTGGCACGTAGATAGATCGCGGGTAGGCTAGCGTTTCCTGTGACTATGAGATAAAACTTAAAAGTTAACTTACTGTCAAAAGAAGTGTTGTATGTGTTCCCTTTGATTCCTTGAAGGTGACAAACGCGCGTTGGGTGGTTTCACTTTCACTGCAGAGTTAACCATCTAAAATCAGAAGGCTTCTTAAATCTCAAGTAGTCATACCTCTTTTCCAAAAATACACTTTAAAAGTTGTCAAATTTTACCTCTCTATACAATTCAAATATTATTTTTGAAGACACTTTTTCTCTAActagtattttattatgtttcTATAAAACATCATTACAAATTAATAAAAAGATatttttaaacaataaaaaagtttcagacctttttttttttttgaaaaaacagtttgttttatattttatttatattttagttctctcatcttttatttttttattagtattattactatatgaaaatgtttttataatataactAACAACTTTTATCTATTAAAAGTAATAAAATgcaaaagaaaataaaacgttAACTAGCACATTAGGTAGTAAAATGATTTGATCAAAGCATGTAATATCAATTGTAATCGATATAAGTGAATTTAATTATTATGAGGGTATGTTATTGAGTAATCAAACTCATTATCTAAAAATTGACGGTGGTGATTCTCAAATATATTTATCTTCTTTTAACTCTAAAAACCATATTAAGTTGGCTGCCTTCAAAGCTTCACTTAAATTTTTGTGTATTACTATTTATACAAATTGTATTCATATACCAACTTCAAGCCGTtatgtacaaaaaaaaaaacagttcaaAATTAAAATGACTCATTTCAGTTTAAAACATAAGAAAACGAATAAAAAAAGCTTCAGTTTAAAACGTAAGAAcgaataaaaaaatgtttttaactaaaataacgttttaaaaacaaatactagaaataataattaaagattaaaaaatgaaaaaaaaaagaacaaaaggCTTTAAATTGCATTAAGGTTATAAATATGAAAGTTGAAGTAAAAAAAATAGGTAAATTTAGCAACACATTTGTAAAATAACGGGCATTTCACACAACTTTAATAGTTCAATTTTTATCTATATATTCGGTAAAGAGTTTGATATTAGCACTTCAATCAATTTATAGCAGTGGCAGATTTAGTAGAGTATCAAATGGGGGGCAGACAATACACCTATAGATCGGATAACGGAACTAAGATGAGCAAATTAGATAGATTCCTAGTGTGTAGGGGCTTCATGGGGAAATGGCCGTTGGCTTCATGTATGGCTTTATCAAATTTGGCTTCAGATCATTGTCCAATTCGGTTGTCTACGGTTCAAACGGATTACGGCAAGATTCCTTCTAGAATGTTCAATTCATGGTTTGAGATCCCGGGGGCAGTGGATTATGTGTTACATTTAATGGGGTCGTTTCA
Above is a window of Helianthus annuus cultivar XRQ/B chromosome 14, HanXRQr2.0-SUNRISE, whole genome shotgun sequence DNA encoding:
- the LOC110906000 gene encoding binding partner of ACD11 1-like, with amino-acid sequence MAFYIVTFGCIIISLVDLTLKQTNTNGKYEVAQQAEEVVSTMLAKGSVLGKDALQKAKSFDEKHQLTSNASATAVSIDQKMGLTQKLSTGTTVVYEKMKEVDERYQVSEATKSVVAKAEQKASDAG